GGTCTATGGCGGCGGAGCCCAGCCTCCTGATGCTGCGCGTGCGAGAGGCGAAGCGCCCGAAGAGCTCCAGGGCCTCCGGCAGCTCGCTCCTGTCGTAGGGAAAACCGGTGGCCAGGAGGGCGTGGATGAGCTCGCCGGTCTTCGTGGGCGTGATGGGTTTGCCGTTCAGGAAGGCTCCTTCGCCACGTCGGGCGGTGAACAGCTCGTCCCTCATCGGATCGTAGACGACGCCGAGGACGAGGTCGTCCCCCCTCTGCAGGGCGATGGAGACGGCGAAGATGGGCAGGTCGTGGGCGAAGTTGATCGTCCCGTCGAGAGGATCGACGATCCAGCGCGCCTCATCCTCCCCGGCCGTCTGGCCGCTCTCCTCGGCCAGCATGCCGTAGGTGGGGAAAGCGCCGAGAAGGGCCTCCTTGATCAGACGCTCCGACTCCTCGTCGGTCTCCGTGACCAGATCCACCTCACCCTTGTACCGGACTTTCCCTCCCCTACCGAAGCCGGCGCGCAGCACCTCTCCCGCCGC
The nucleotide sequence above comes from Rubrobacter naiadicus. Encoded proteins:
- a CDS encoding inositol monophosphatase family protein; amino-acid sequence: MADELEASIETARAAGEVLRAGFGRGGKVRYKGEVDLVTETDEESERLIKEALLGAFPTYGMLAEESGQTAGEDEARWIVDPLDGTINFAHDLPIFAVSIALQRGDDLVLGVVYDPMRDELFTARRGEGAFLNGKPITPTKTGELIHALLATGFPYDRSELPEALELFGRFASRTRSIRRLGSAAIDLCYVACGRLDGYYERGVWPWDVAAGALILEEAGGRVTDYRGDPPDMEDREILASNGPLHQGMLEVISNTSG